A genomic window from Streptomyces sp. MST-110588 includes:
- a CDS encoding ABC transporter ATP-binding protein, giving the protein MSTLHTGTSTTTRPTAVAARATDLCKVYGQGETQVVALDRVSVEFHQARFTAIMGPSGSGKSTLMHCMAGLDTVSQGSARIGDIELTGLKDNKLTQLRRDQIGFIFQAFNLLPTLDALENITLPMDIAGRRPDRQWLDLVVETVGLSGRLKHRPSQLSGGQQQRVAVARALASRPEIIFADEPTGNLDSRSGAEVLGFLRNSVRELGQTVVMVTHDPVAASYANRVVFLADGRIVDDMADPTADRVLERLKGFDGKEPAS; this is encoded by the coding sequence GTGTCCACCCTCCACACCGGCACGTCCACCACCACCCGGCCCACCGCGGTGGCCGCGCGCGCCACGGATCTGTGCAAGGTCTACGGCCAGGGCGAGACGCAGGTGGTCGCGCTGGACCGGGTCAGCGTCGAGTTCCACCAGGCCCGGTTCACCGCGATCATGGGTCCGTCCGGCTCCGGCAAGTCGACGCTGATGCACTGCATGGCCGGCCTGGACACCGTCTCGCAGGGCTCGGCCCGTATCGGCGACATCGAGCTGACCGGTCTCAAGGACAACAAGCTGACCCAGTTGCGCCGGGACCAGATTGGTTTCATATTCCAGGCGTTCAACTTGCTGCCGACCCTCGACGCGCTGGAGAACATCACCCTGCCGATGGACATCGCGGGCCGCAGGCCCGACCGGCAGTGGCTGGACCTGGTCGTGGAGACCGTCGGGCTCTCGGGGCGGCTCAAGCACCGGCCCAGCCAGCTCTCGGGAGGCCAGCAGCAGCGGGTCGCGGTGGCCCGGGCGCTCGCCTCCAGGCCGGAGATCATCTTCGCGGACGAGCCGACCGGGAACCTCGACTCCCGGTCCGGCGCCGAGGTGCTGGGCTTCCTGCGCAACTCCGTACGGGAACTGGGCCAGACCGTGGTGATGGTGACCCACGACCCGGTGGCGGCCTCGTACGCGAACCGGGTGGTCTTCCTCGCCGACGGCCGGATCGTCGACGACATGGCCGATCCGACCGCCGACCGGGTGCTGGAGCGCCTGAAGGGCTTCGACGGCAAGGAACCGGCCAGTTGA